Part of the Candidatus Micrarchaeia archaeon genome is shown below.
GATTTATTGATGATATTGATAAAGTTCTGAGTAAAATTAAACCAAAACCATTAATTGAATTATTTTCAGCAACAGTAGATAAAGAAATTCTGAATATTGCAGAAAAATATATGAAAGATTATGAATTTATAGAAATGTCAGATATGGGAAAACCAATAGAAATCACTGAAAAAATAATAGATGTTACTCAAAAGGAAAAATTTGGTGCATTATTAGATATTATATTCGAGGATAAAAATAGAAAAACTTTGATATTTTTAAATACTAAACGCGGAGTTGAAAGAATTGCAGAAAAAATAGAACAAAAAAGATTCAGAGTAGGAACTTTACATGGAAATATGTCTCAAAATAAAAGAGAATTTGTTTTAAGAGAATTTAAACAAAATAAAATAGATATTTTAATAGCAACAGATGTAGCAGCAAGAGGAATACATATAGATAATGTAGATCTAGTTATTAATTTTGACTTAGCTAAAACTGCTAAGACTCACTTACATAGAATAGGAAGAACTGGAAGAATGAATCAAAAAGGTTGTGCAATATCTTTTAATACAACAAATGAAATAAGACGTGAATATATTGGATACCTGCCTCCTGTACAAAGCGAAACGTATTCATATGAAAGCAGAGGAGAAAATAAAGAAAACAGAAAAAATAGGCCAGTTTATGATAATAAAGATAATAGAAAAAAAAATAATAAAAAAAGAGAGTTTACAAGACAATACGGCGATCCAAATTATAGAGATTAAAAATTAAAAAAATCATCTAAATGTTTAATTATATAATCTGAAGGGAAGTATTGAAAATCCTTTGGGAAATATTGCTTATATTTTTCCCAATTAAATCTTTCATCTAATAATACGATAGCACATTTATCTGTTTCGCTTCTTATTCCCCTGCCTGCAGATTGTAAAACTTTATTTACTGCAGGAATCATATAAGTATATTCATTTCCTTTTCCTTGACCAAATTTAATATCAAAATAAGATACTAAATTCTTTTTTTCTAAAGAAGGAGGAGCTAATGGAATTCCTACTATAACAATTCCTTGAAGAGAATTATTTTCAAAATCAATACCTTCTGAAAAAGACCCTTTTTGTACACCTAACAAGGTTAAATTATTCTTTTTATGCATATTTTCTAAAACTATTTTTTTGTCCTCTTTTTTCCATTCTGAAGATTCTAAAATTAACTCTTTAGTTGAATCTATATATTTAGAAACATTCTCCATTAATTTATATGAAGGAAAAAAAACTGCGGTATTATGAGGTATACATTCAATTACTTCTGCAATTGCATTTCCCATTTTTTTAAATTCTTCTTCATTTCTCTTATGATATACAGTTGATAAAATATTAGAAGATAAAATAAGCCTATTCTCTTTTGGAAAAGGCGAGATATACTCTTTAAGTTCTCTATTTTCAATACCTAAAATGTCTGCATAAACTTCTGGGGGATACAAAGTTCCACTCATTAATATTGATGCATGAACAGAAGAAAAAATAGGTTGCGTAATATCTGAAGGATCAAGTGGAAATAAAGAGATTTCATCTTCTTTTATTATTCTTAATACATGTTCATTATCTTCTTTCCAAGAATAGAAAAAATTCAACATGCTTGTTAAAGATAAAAACTCAAATTCATTTTCTTTTTTAGAACTTGCATATACTTCTGTTTGTTCAAGTCTACTTATAAAACTATTAAAATCAAATTCAGAAACAAATGAGTTTTTAAATAACTCATTTATTTCATCCAACAACTCTTGTTTTTCTATAATTTTTTCTTGTCTACTCCCCAATAAATTAAAAATATTCTTTAAAGAATCAAATGCCCTAGATAAAACAGGATCTGGAGCATATTCTTTTAATTCTTTTTTACAATTTGAGATTAAATTTTTAGATAAAGTAAATGTCATTAATTCTCTAGCTCTTTCTGGAAGATTATGCGCTTCATCAACAATTAAAATTATATCTTCCAAACCAATATTCATTTTAGACAAAACAATATTTTTTATCATTGAATCAAAAATATAATTATAATCACAAACTAATACATCTGCATCTGCAATTAATTTTGATTCTGCTGAATGTGGACATGCAGAAAATTGTTTACAAATTTGTTTTGCTTCTTCTACATGATAAATATCTTCCTTTAATGCCATTAAAGCAAAACCTTTTACATATGCATAAGGACATTTTTTAGATTTTATTTGATGATAACAAAAAGAATCAAAATCATTTCTTTTCATATCTTTTGATTCTTGCAATAAACACATCTGTTGTTTATTTATTATATCTGCAACAACTAATTCAACATTGTGTTTTTCTTTTATTAATTTTAAAGTATTTATTGCTATGGTATGTTGAGAATGTCTTGAAGTTGTAAAAATAACTTTTTTATTAAATTCTTTTGCATATTCTAAAACTGCACTTAAAACAGCTGCTGTTTTTCCTATACCAGTTGGCGCATATGCCAATAAATTAGTTCCTTTATAACACGCTTCTTTACAGTCTTCATAAAATTGTTTTTGAACTGGTCTTATCTCATCAAAAGGAAAAAACATATCTACACCATTTTATAATATTTCTAATAATTCATCTATTCTACTTAGATTAATAATCGGTTTTTGAAATCTTTCGTAATCTTCTATTAATCTAGGGCATGCTGTATTTATATATGCATCAAAAATATTAAAATTCTGTAAAGCAATTGAATTAATTTCATTACATATTAGAATTACTGCTTGTTTTCCTTTTTCTTCTAATTTCTTTTTAGCTTCTTCTGCGCCTTGTAAATTAAATTGCCCTATTTTTGTTGAAACTAAAATACCAAAGGTTTTAGCTTCACTTGATTTTAATAAAGCACCTTGTAATTTTTTATTATATACTTGTATTTCATCATTTACTTTTTTGAACTCTCCATTTATTGGATTTATAATAAAAACAGGAATTTCATAATTTAAAGTTAAATAATGAAATTTTCCTCCTCCAATATATAAAACACACTCTATTTTATCTAATATTTCACCTACTGCTCCAGTATCACATCCTAAAATTTGTCCTTTATAAAAACATTTTGGTCCTTTTCCCATAAAAACTTCCTTATGATTTTTTTTTAATAATTGTTTTATTTCATCTAATTGGTGAATATGCTGAACAGTTGTTATTAAACCTATTTTTTTGAAATTTTTTATTCTACCTAAATGTTTTTTTATAATTTCTAAATCTATATCTTGGTGATACTCTTTATATTCAACTTGTATCTTTGTTTTTATACCTACAAAAGGCGCATGGCCATAATGAATTATTTTATCTGCTTTTACTTTTTCAGCTTCTTCAATAGCTAAATCACAAGCACCATAACAGCTTGCACTGGATATAAATACTTCATTACCTTGATTTTCTAATATTTTCTGCTCCTCAAGCGCTTTTGATTTAAGCCCTTCTGGAAACTGTAATAATATGCGCATGTTAAGAATTTAGAGGGTTTTATTTAAAAAGGCTTTTAGAGAGTACATTTCCGGTTAAATATCTTTAAATAATCTTTTTAATCCTACGGTGTTTACAAAAAAATTATTTTTATTATTTAAATGGGATTTAATATCCTCTTTTTGTCTTGAAATTTTATTATTAAATGAATCTTCAATAAAATAATTAAAATAAATTCCATCTATAAAAGAAACATAATGAACACATTTATTTTTTTCAGAATTTTTAATAAATGAGATTAATTCACTTATTTGTTTATCTTGAGCACCACCACCTTCTTTTATGTGTTTTGCTTCAATTATAAAGAAGTGACTCTTTATTTTAAGAACCATGTCCGGTTCTTTAGATTGTTTTCCTTTTCCAAATTTATAACATATTTTATATTTTTTACAAAATTCATTAAATAATTTTTTATCTCCTTTATCTGGTAAAAAATAACTAATTTTATTTTCTTCAAATTTTTTAATATTTCGTGAATATTCAACTTTCATTTGTTTATTTAAAATTTCTTTAATCTTTTTTATACCTAAAACACTATTTTTACGTGAAGAACCAGAATCATAAAGTGCTTGAATAGTAATATTCGAATAACCTAATGAATCATAAATTTTCCTTCTTTTTTGACAATATTCATTAAGAATTTTTTCTAAAATTTCCCTCTTATTAGAAAGTTTTAAAAAAATAGAGTAAGAAATATCTAAAACCTTCCAAAAAGCAACAAATTCTGTATATTGTACTTTATTCATTGAAAGAATTATTTTATATATCTCATCAGATATTTTAATGGCGGCTTTTTTGTCTTTTTCACACACCACACAATAACTTATTATTAATTCTCTTAATCTTTCAACTTTAATTAAAAACTCTCTATCCTCAACAATTAATTTATCTTGACAATAAAATTCATCAATAACTGGTTCTGTATTTTTTAAAGATAAATTCCAATAAAATAAATTGTTTTTTAAAACCATTGTTCAAGACCTCTTTTTATTTGTGGCTCTTCGATTGTTGCATATTCTTCTATTTGTGTAGAATCTTCTATATATGTAGAAAGATCAGATAATGAAAAAGTTTGCATAAGGTTTTTAACTTGAGAAAGACCTAAATATTTTCTTATATAAGTTCCATTAGAATATTTATAGGTTGTCATAAATTCACTATCTGTGTTTTCTCTTAATTTATTAAGTAAATTATTAAATTCTTTGATTAGTTTTTTAGAATTGACGTCTGTTAAAGTTGGAGTTAAAAACATTTGAATAGGACAAGTTCTATAAGTAGCACCACTTATAAAAATACCATCAACTCCAAATACCTCTTGAATATTATAAATTCCTGCTTTTCCATCTATTGAACCTGTATCAACCGTTCTAATAAAAAAAGGATTAGATAAAATCTTTTTATATAAATAATCATTTACAAAAAACTCCTTTTTTAAATAACCTCTAGATGTGTATTTCTTTGAATCTAACAAAACAACTTTATTTTTTCCTAAATTTTCATTTATCTCATTTTCAGTAAGATAAAATGATATTGAAAAAGAATTGGTTTTTTTTATTTTTTTAGTATATTCATAAAATTCGAATCCTGCTCTAAAATGATTTTTATTTGAAAGTTTATAATGTCTTTTTTTAGTCTCACAATTAATTTTTATTGCATCAAATTCTAATTTGGTATTAATCTTATCAGTTTTTTCAAAAAAACAAATTATTACATTTGTTCCTGTAAAATCAAATATTTTTTTTTCAAAAATTACTGCTTCATTTATATTATATCTACTAAGAAAATCATCCCTTATTTTATTTGAAACAACAGCACCAAATAAAAAATTAGACGGGATAATATAAATCATATTTTTTAAATTATTTCTAAGATCATTAATTAATGCAATTTGATATAAATCTTGATATCCTTTATTTACACCTGTGAAAAGTTTTTGCTGTTCTTTATTTTTTTCATGTTTAGAAATATAACCTAAATATAAATAAGGCGGATTAGTAATATGAAACACTGGTTTTTTGGAATTAAGCAAAAATTTTGGATAATTTTTAAGTGTATCTAATTGTAGAATGTTTTTTTCAGCAATTTCTTTAGGTATCCCGTAAGAAACTGCATTTTGGATTGATTTATCCACCATTTCCGATTGAATATCAAAAAGATATATATTTGCTTTAAAAAATTCAATTCTTTTATCTTTTTCAATTTGTTCAAGAATTGGAAGAATTAAATTACCTTCACCTGCAAAAAGATCAACCCAAATATAATCATTTAATTTATTTTTAATTTTAGGAAAAATAAATTTTTTGAAAATATTTACTGAAGTTAAATGTACTCCAAGATCCCTTCTCTTTCCTTTATCCATATATTTATTAAAAAGTTTAAATTTAAAAAGGCTTTTAGAGAGTACATTTCCGGGTGTTTATACTTGTTTATATTTTGTATTAAAAAAATCTTTAGGATTTAATAATTTATTTTTTAATTTTTGAAAATATTTTTTATTCCAAGTTATAAAATAATCTGCTTCACTTTTAATAAAAGCATAATATTGCACCGAATCTTCATAATTAAAATTCATATCTTTAAGTGCTAATAATATCTCTTCAGTATTTAAGGAAATAACTTTCCAATTTGTATTTTTAAAAATAGTAAGACAAAATTCTCTGGATTTTTTATCTGCTTCTTTTTCAGATAATTCTTGTCCATGTTTATATACCGGTCTTTGTAATTTAAAAGATAAATAATTAGATAAAGAAAAAATAGTTCCTTCATGTATAATTATTTCAATTTATTTCTTTTTATTAAGTCTACTAATTTAACTGAATCACTTAATGTTTTTTCATTAAATAAGGTATAATTAACATAATCAAAAAAAATATTTTTATCTATATATAAACTCATATAAAATCTGCCTCAGAAACTATTTTATTTTCTATTAATTCTTTATGTGTTTTTGCTCTTTTTTTATCAATATACTCAACATAATCATCTTCCCATTTATCTTCTTTGTTTTCAATTAAAATATTTTGATTATTCTTATAATATTCCATTGCCATTACCCGTATTGCTTCTGCTTTTGAATTAACAATTCCTTTTTTTAACATTTTATTAACAACTTTTTCAACCATACCTTTAAACGTAGCATTTATCAACATTTTTACTACCCCCTATGTAGTTTTTATGTAGTAAATATTTATAAATGTACTGTTTTAATTCTATTTTGTAAATAAAGTTTATAAATAACATTAAAGAGAGTACATTTCCGGACTAATTATTGTAAATCAATTATCTAATGTTTAAAACTTTATTTTAAATTTATAAAATGCAGTTGATTTATGAAAAAACAAATATAAATATAAAATCAAATAAGATTATTAAAACTATTTCTATTTAACTCTAATAAAAAGTTAAAAAAATAAATATGTTTTTTATTTTAAAATAAGTTATTAATTATTTTATTAGAGCTACTATAATATTTACTATTAATAAGAATATAGTAATAATATTAATTACTCTAGTTTCTTTTCTCATATCAAATAGTTCTAAAAAAATTCTTTGACCATCTATTGGATTCATTTAATCACCTTTTTTATATTAATGTTTCTCCTTTATTTTAATATGAAATTTTATTTATCTATTTTTAATACGTTTTAGTAGATCTTCTTTCCTTTTGTTAAACTCTGTTATATCTTCATCTTTTATATAAATTTCTAAATTCTCTTGATTTTTTTCAGCGGCAATGCCAAAAATTCTTTTTTTAGATGACAACATTATTTTAAATAAATATATAAACTGTTTATAAACTTCTGGAGTTTGAATTAAATCTAATTTACATGTTTTTTCTATTTGTTTACCCTTCTCTTTTGTATCTAAAATTTTAAATGTAATTTTTCCTAAATCTCCACTTAAAAATGAAATTGATTTTATTATTATATCTATCACCAATACTATTATATATAGAAATATTTAAATGAATTTGTTGATTTTTTATGATGTAATGTTTAATTTTGTGCTTTTATTGTAAATCTTGCCCAAAAATGTTTGGTTTTCCCCTTTCTTCTGGTTCTATTACAGTTTCAAATGTTCCTTTATTATATGTCATAATTCTAACTCTATCTGTATATTTATTCCCATCTATAATTAAAGAGAGATTTATATTTTTTGATGAAAAAAATGAAAGTTTATCTATTGGAATAATTATAATATACTCAAAATAATTATACTTATATTTATCTCTATACTGAATGGCTTGTTTAATCTTGTTTTTTAATGCAACCATTGTTGCAGTAGTCTGTATCTCCACCCAATAATCCTTATCTTCATCTGTTATAAAAAATAAATCTGGTCTTGGACCTTTTGATCTAAGTCTTGGGCGTTTTTCTATAAATAATTTATTTATATTATGTGTTTTATTGAAATATTTAATAAACTCATTTTTAATCTCCCAATGTAAAAAATTTGGGATTGGTGTGTCAAAGGCACAAATATAATTCTCTTCTTGTCCTCTTTTTAATCTATTTAAAATATCTTGAATTTTTAAGATAGTTGTTTCATGTTTTTGATCTTCTCCTTCTACCTCAAAATCAAAGGTTTTCTTAGAATTATTTTTTAATAAATCATTTAACTCCCAAAGTGAAGTTATTATCTTCTTTATGCTTTCATCAATTTCTTGCATTTAATCCCTTTTGATTATATTCAATACTATTATTTTAGGCTTCATCTAGCCAGTCGTCTTCATCGCGCATTAAATTCATACGCGCATTTTGTAATAAAAGCGCTTTTTCAGCGCTTGCTACAATTCTTCTTGTGCGCTCAATTGCATCTGGATTAACAGACATTGATGTAAATCCATATTCAACTAAGCGCCTTGCAAAATCTGGATACACAGAAGGCGCTTGACCACATACTGAACATGTAATTCCTTTTTTATTACAAGTTTTACCTATATATTTCAAGGATTTTAACACAGCACTGTTTCTTTCATCAAAATCATGCGCTAATTTAGCATTATCTCTGTCAACACCCAAAGTTAATTGAGTTAAATCATTTGTACCTACAGATACTCCATCTATTCCTACATCTATAAATTCATTTAATAAAATAACATTGGAAGGAACTTCTACCATCATCCAAAGTTTAAAATCTTTAGTTCTGTACAACCCTACTTCATGAAGTATTGTTTTAACTTGTTTAAGCTCTCCAACTCTCCTTACAAAAGGAATCATTAACCAAAGATTTTTAAGATTAAATTCATTACGAACTTTTTTTATTGCTTCTAATTCCATTTTGAAAACATTTGGATCTGAAATATATCTTGAAGCTCCTCTAAAACCCATCATTGGATTTTCTTCTTCATGCTCATATTTTTCTCCGCCTTTTAATGATTTATATTCATTTGTTTTGAAATCAGTTGCTCTATAAACAACAGGCCTTGGATAAAAAGCAGAAGCAAATTTTCTTAATTCATTTGATAATTTATTTATAAATTCTTCTTTTCTATTTTCATCAACAAAAACTCTTGGGTGTTCTCCAATTTCAGCAATAATAAACTCTGCTCTTAATAATCCGATACCATCTACATCCATATCTGCTATTTCTTCAACTCTTGAAGAACTAGCTAAATTAACATAAATTTTAGTTCCAGTTATAGGAGAATATTTTTCTGTTTGAGAAATTTGTTTAGTTTCTTTATTTTTCATTTTAATTATTCCTTCATATACCACTCCCCTAACTGCATCAACAGTTACATTCATCCCAGTAGATAATTTTTTAGTAGCATCGTTAGTACCAACAATACATGGTATGCCTAATTCTCTAGAAACTATGGCCGCATGTGAAGTTGAACCCCCATAATCAGTTACAATTGCACCTGCTTTTTTCATTGCTGGAACAAAATCTGGAGAAGTCATAGAGGTAACTAAAATTTCGCCTTTTTGTATTTTATCAATTTCATTTTTTGTAGGGATAATTCTTACTCTGCCAGAAACAACTCCTGGTGATGCACCTAATCCTTTTAATAAAACTTCTCCTTGTTCTTCATCAGAAGAATAATATGAAGGAGAATCTTCTTCATAAGATAAAGAATATCTTTCATTAATGTCTTTTTTTTCTGCTAATGAATCAAGTAAATTATTAACTTCATCTTTTTCTTCTGTATTCTCTTGATCTAAAGTAGTAATAGGTCTAGATTGTACTATATACATTTTTCCATTTTCATAAGCCCATTCTATATCTTGAGGAACACCATAATGTTTTTCTATTTTTCTGCATATTTTTGCGAGTTCTACTATCTTATCATCAGATAATTTTTGTAGATTTTGAGAACTTAATGAAATATCAATATGTTCATTTTTACCTTCAGATAAAATCAATTTCCAAGTCTGTGTAGAAATAAATTTATTTATTATTTGTAAATCATCTTTTTTAACTGAATATCTATCTGGAGTCAACGCACCAGACACTACAACTTCTCCTAATCCATATGCACCTTCAATTTCTATTCTATTTTTATCTTGGGTAATAGGATCAACAGTAAAAGCTACACCTGCTGTTTCTGATTGAACCATTTTTTGGACTACAGCTGAAAGTCCGACTTTTAAATGATCAAATCCATTTTCAGTTCTATAAAAAATAGCCCTGGATTCAAATAAAGAAGCCCAACATTCTTTAACAGATTGAACTACGTTTTCAGGTCCTTGAATATTAAGAAATGTTGACTGCTGCCCAGCAAATGAAAATGTGTTATGGGTAATTATTCCCCCAGTTCCAGCAACAAAATTTTCAATTCCTGGAACAGTAAAATCATAAACCCACCCTTCATAATCTAATGGCTTTACTTCTTTTATTTTTTCCCAATTCACATCACCATCAAAAATAGATGAAAGATCTTCTGAATTATACTCTTTCATTAATTCTTTGAATCTTTTTTGTGTATATTCTCCATTTAATACTCCTTTATTCCAAGGAGTTGATTCTCTTTTAAATTTCCCAAATTCATCATAATAAACATATGCTTCTTCCTTTTCTTTAATTACATCTTTATCATAAAAAGACTTTTTACAATTTGGACAATAATATCTTGTTTTTGTTTTATATTTGCTTGATTTATTTATTTTTTCTTTACAAATAGGACATTTATTTATTTCAATGATGTCTTTTGATAATTTTGCATCTACTTTGTTTTTTATAATATCTGATAATTTTTTTGAAATTTTTATATTCGCTATATATCTTGGAGAATTATTTTTTATTTTTATTAATTTATTTAATCTTTCTTGCTTCTTTGGATGTTCAAATCCTATCTCTTTTTTAAATAAATCAACATCTCCCCCCCAAATACTAAGCACCCTATATTTTTTCTTTTTATTAAAAGTAATACCAAAACCAAAAAGTTCTAATAATTTTGCTAAACCACTTATAAGTAAGTATGAAGAAGAGGTACAACTTATTGTATCTTTACTTACATATCCATCTCCATCAAAATAACCTTTTAAAAATTCAGATATAAATTGCTTTTCTAAACTAAAAATAAAATCTGGTATCCGTTTTATTTCACAGGATTTGCCTTTACCTTTCATATCTAAAGGTTTACCAGTTAATTCATGCAATAATTTAACGAGTGTTTTACAATATATCCTTAACGAATACTTATTTATTTTTTGATTATTATATAAACCAAGCGAATCAACAAATTTTATTACTCTATTCATG
Proteins encoded:
- a CDS encoding N-6 DNA methylase, translating into MDKGKRRDLGVHLTSVNIFKKFIFPKIKNKLNDYIWVDLFAGEGNLILPILEQIEKDKRIEFFKANIYLFDIQSEMVDKSIQNAVSYGIPKEIAEKNILQLDTLKNYPKFLLNSKKPVFHITNPPYLYLGYISKHEKNKEQQKLFTGVNKGYQDLYQIALINDLRNNLKNMIYIIPSNFLFGAVVSNKIRDDFLSRYNINEAVIFEKKIFDFTGTNVIICFFEKTDKINTKLEFDAIKINCETKKRHYKLSNKNHFRAGFEFYEYTKKIKKTNSFSISFYLTENEINENLGKNKVVLLDSKKYTSRGYLKKEFFVNDYLYKKILSNPFFIRTVDTGSIDGKAGIYNIQEVFGVDGIFISGATYRTCPIQMFLTPTLTDVNSKKLIKEFNNLLNKLRENTDSEFMTTYKYSNGTYIRKYLGLSQVKNLMQTFSLSDLSTYIEDSTQIEEYATIEEPQIKRGLEQWF
- the dph2 gene encoding diphthamide biosynthesis enzyme Dph2 is translated as MRILLQFPEGLKSKALEEQKILENQGNEVFISSASCYGACDLAIEEAEKVKADKIIHYGHAPFVGIKTKIQVEYKEYHQDIDLEIIKKHLGRIKNFKKIGLITTVQHIHQLDEIKQLLKKNHKEVFMGKGPKCFYKGQILGCDTGAVGEILDKIECVLYIGGGKFHYLTLNYEIPVFIINPINGEFKKVNDEIQVYNKKLQGALLKSSEAKTFGILVSTKIGQFNLQGAEEAKKKLEEKGKQAVILICNEINSIALQNFNIFDAYINTACPRLIEDYERFQKPIINLSRIDELLEIL
- a CDS encoding ATP-dependent DNA helicase; the protein is MFFPFDEIRPVQKQFYEDCKEACYKGTNLLAYAPTGIGKTAAVLSAVLEYAKEFNKKVIFTTSRHSQHTIAINTLKLIKEKHNVELVVADIINKQQMCLLQESKDMKRNDFDSFCYHQIKSKKCPYAYVKGFALMALKEDIYHVEEAKQICKQFSACPHSAESKLIADADVLVCDYNYIFDSMIKNIVLSKMNIGLEDIILIVDEAHNLPERARELMTFTLSKNLISNCKKELKEYAPDPVLSRAFDSLKNIFNLLGSRQEKIIEKQELLDEINELFKNSFVSEFDFNSFISRLEQTEVYASSKKENEFEFLSLTSMLNFFYSWKEDNEHVLRIIKEDEISLFPLDPSDITQPIFSSVHASILMSGTLYPPEVYADILGIENRELKEYISPFPKENRLILSSNILSTVYHKRNEEEFKKMGNAIAEVIECIPHNTAVFFPSYKLMENVSKYIDSTKELILESSEWKKEDKKIVLENMHKKNNLTLLGVQKGSFSEGIDFENNSLQGIVIVGIPLAPPSLEKKNLVSYFDIKFGQGKGNEYTYMIPAVNKVLQSAGRGIRSETDKCAIVLLDERFNWEKYKQYFPKDFQYFPSDYIIKHLDDFFNF
- the ppsA gene encoding phosphoenolpyruvate synthase, with the translated sequence MKNIYWFKELSKNNLAEVGGKGANLGEMINSDFPIPDGFCVSSGAYYDFIRLNNITSLIKEYSSDLDVHNIKNLNEASLFIKNAILAGKIPDYLKNEIMDAYNKLCQKYGDQTYVAVRSSATAEDLPSISEEDHVLVKINNNTKFCTMGELYKLIGDGQNVNLEVPSMKNNKLIWTSASSIYRHPANERVYKIKTASGKEITVSKNHSLIVLDEDTLEWKTETIDNLKGGEMVPTVGTLPFVNKKMEYLEVTDYIKGKNVVEENGYLMIKNNSNNWNIQNSLPSKIPLTKDFMYFLGVYVAEGSTYEDNNVIITSSTKEIMNRVIKFVDSLGLYNNQKINKYSLRIYCKTLVKLLHELTGKPLDMKGKGKSCEIKRIPDFIFSLEKQFISEFLKGYFDGDGYVSKDTISCTSSSYLLISGLAKLLELFGFGITFNKKKKYRVLSIWGGDVDLFKKEIGFEHPKKQERLNKLIKIKNNSPRYIANIKISKKLSDIIKNKVDAKLSKDIIEINKCPICKEKINKSSKYKTKTRYYCPNCKKSFYDKDVIKEKEEAYVYYDEFGKFKRESTPWNKGVLNGEYTQKRFKELMKEYNSEDLSSIFDGDVNWEKIKEVKPLDYEGWVYDFTVPGIENFVAGTGGIITHNTFSFAGQQSTFLNIQGPENVVQSVKECWASLFESRAIFYRTENGFDHLKVGLSAVVQKMVQSETAGVAFTVDPITQDKNRIEIEGAYGLGEVVVSGALTPDRYSVKKDDLQIINKFISTQTWKLILSEGKNEHIDISLSSQNLQKLSDDKIVELAKICRKIEKHYGVPQDIEWAYENGKMYIVQSRPITTLDQENTEEKDEVNNLLDSLAEKKDINERYSLSYEEDSPSYYSSDEEQGEVLLKGLGASPGVVSGRVRIIPTKNEIDKIQKGEILVTSMTSPDFVPAMKKAGAIVTDYGGSTSHAAIVSRELGIPCIVGTNDATKKLSTGMNVTVDAVRGVVYEGIIKMKNKETKQISQTEKYSPITGTKIYVNLASSSRVEEIADMDVDGIGLLRAEFIIAEIGEHPRVFVDENRKEEFINKLSNELRKFASAFYPRPVVYRATDFKTNEYKSLKGGEKYEHEEENPMMGFRGASRYISDPNVFKMELEAIKKVRNEFNLKNLWLMIPFVRRVGELKQVKTILHEVGLYRTKDFKLWMMVEVPSNVILLNEFIDVGIDGVSVGTNDLTQLTLGVDRDNAKLAHDFDERNSAVLKSLKYIGKTCNKKGITCSVCGQAPSVYPDFARRLVEYGFTSMSVNPDAIERTRRIVASAEKALLLQNARMNLMRDEDDWLDEA
- a CDS encoding DEAD/DEAH box helicase, whose translation is MTMELLSKKTVHSLKEMGYENLTEVQKKVIPRIIEGKEVICRSKTGTGKTAAFGIGLIERIVEKKSKKGLVITPTRELAVQVAKEVYKIGKGNRINVITIYGGVSIENQINDLKRRPEIVVATPGRLLDLINRREIEPKEFDVVILDEADIMLDMGFIDDIDKVLSKIKPKPLIELFSATVDKEILNIAEKYMKDYEFIEMSDMGKPIEITEKIIDVTQKEKFGALLDIIFEDKNRKTLIFLNTKRGVERIAEKIEQKRFRVGTLHGNMSQNKREFVLREFKQNKIDILIATDVAARGIHIDNVDLVINFDLAKTAKTHLHRIGRTGRMNQKGCAISFNTTNEIRREYIGYLPPVQSETYSYESRGENKENRKNRPVYDNKDNRKKNNKKREFTRQYGDPNYRD